In Sphaerodactylus townsendi isolate TG3544 linkage group LG13, MPM_Stown_v2.3, whole genome shotgun sequence, one DNA window encodes the following:
- the LOC125443120 gene encoding 40-kDa huntingtin-associated protein-like, with product MLSVPGSASGPPPGFEAGSGAGSGSDFLTRYRLVSAKLRRRFLRKPNVSEAAEQFSALARELRAQESLPYAAWCQLAVARCAQSLGHAAGEAAALGEAARLWLRQERELRLRQGPGLGLAEHLPAAQSCVAFGARLRLELGQPALAAGLWLELGDELRAASEPGQAVPALLRAADLLAAAHLPLEAVRCLRDVASCLLLCRDHDGALAALTQAQVLAQGGSAPPGATSASSSSSSPASLPPGAFLDELLQCEVTRVLLLLLLQPPPSKLLPEHAQTLEKYSWEALDASPGYLPPELFLLLQSAVMACQEKDLEALKVLQKELWPLLTAEQNHLFHLVLQEMITPSGQGF from the coding sequence atgtTGTCCGTCCCGGGCTCGGCAAGCGGCCCTCCGCCAGGCTTCGAGGCCGGGTCGGGAGCGGGCTCCGGCAGCGACTTCCTCACCCGCTACCGGCTGGTGTCGGCCAAGCTGCGGCGGCGCTTCCTGCGCAAGCCCAACGTGTCTGAGGCGGCCGAGCAGTTCTCGGCGCTGGCGCGGGAGCTGCGGGCCCAGGAGAGCCTGCCCTACGCGGCCTGGTGCCAGCTGGCGGTGGCGCGGTGCGCGCAGAGTCTGGGCCACGCGGCGGGCGAGGCGGCGGCGCTGGGTGAAGCGGCGCGGCTGTGGCTGCGGCAGGAGCGGGAGCTGCGGCTGCGCCAGGGGCCCGGGCTGGGCCTGGCCGAACACCTGCCGGCCGCCCAGAGCTGCGTGGCCTTCGGCGCCCGCCTGCGCCTCGAGCTGGGCCAGCCGGCTCTGGCGGCGGGGCTGTGGCTGGAGCTGGGCGACGAGCTGCGCGCCGCCTCCGAGCCGGGCCAGGCCGTGCCGGCTCTCCTGCGCGCCGCCGACCTGCTGGCCGCCGCCCACCTGCCCCTGGAAGCGGTGCGCTGCCTGCGCGACGTCGCCTCCTGTCTGCTGCTGTGCAGGGATCACGACGGCGCCTTGGCCGCGCTCACGCAGGCCCAGGTGCTGGCCCAAGGCGGCTCAGCGCCTCCCGGAGCGACCtcggcttcctcctcctcctcctctcctgcaaGCCTTCCGCCTGGCGCTTTCCTCGACGAGCTTCTCCAGTGCGAGGTGACCCGcgtccttctcctcctgctgctccagcCGCCGCCCTCCAAGCTGCTGCCCGAGCACGCCCAGACTCTGGAGAAGTACTCCTGGGAGGCCCTGGATGCTTCCCCCGGCTACTTGCCCCCCGAgcttttcctgctgctccagtccGCCGTCATGGCTTGCCAGGAGAAAGATCTGGAGGCGCTCAAGGTGCTGCAGAAGGAGCTTTGGCCGCTGCTTACTGCGGAGCAGAACCACCTCTTCCATTTGGTCCTGCAGGAGATGATCACCCCTTCTGGCCAGGGGTTCTGA